The genomic stretch ACGGCGAGATCGTCGGCCACGTCGGCCTCGCCCACGACATCACCGCCCGCCACCGCGGCGAGCAGGCGCTGCGCAAGTCGGAGGAGCGCTTCCGCGCGCTGTCCGAGCACGCGCCGGTCGGGATCGTCCAGACCGACGAGCTCGGCGGCTGCTGGTACGCGAACCGGCGCTTCTGCGAGATCGTCGGCCGTTCCGTCGCCGAGGTGCGAGGCGCCGGCTGGCTCGAGATCCTGGGCGGCGACGACGGCTCGGGCGTCCTCGAGCGGTGGTCGGCCGAGCTCGGCGAGGGCCGCGGCTTCGACGCCGAGTTCCGGGTCACCCGCCCCGACGGCACGGCCGCGCACGTGCGGGCCACCGCCGGGCCGATCCAGGCCGACGGCGGGCGCGCAACCGGTTTCGTCATCACCACCCAGGACATCTCCGAGCGGGTCGGCGCCCAGCGCCGGCTCTCCGAGCAGGAGCAGCTCTTCCGCGACACGCTCGAGAACGTGGCGCTGGCCGCCGTGCAGCTCGACCCGGCCGGCCGCGTCGTCTACTGCAACCCGCACCTGGCCGAGCTGCTGGGCCGGCGGGCCGAGACGCTCGCGGGCCTCGACTGGTTCGCCGAGGTCGTGCCGCCGGAGCGCTCGTGGACGCGCGAGGCGTTCGAGCAGTCGATGCGCGGCGAGCTCGAGCGCCCCCACCACGAGAACCAGATCGTGACTGCGAGCGGCGACCGGCGCGTCATCGCCTGGTCGACGATCGTCCACCACGACGCCGACGGCGCCGTCAGCGGATCCATCTCGCTCGGCCAGGACGTGACCGAGCGCCGCCGCGACGAGCAGCGCGTCTCCCACCTCGCCTACCACGACGACCTCACCGGCCTGCCCAACCGGATGTCGTTCTCCGACCACCTGGTGGCGACGGTCGCCGAGGCGGAGCGGGGCGAGGCCGAGATCGCCGTCCTCTTCTGCGACATCGACGCGTTCAAGCTCGTGAACGACTCGCTCGGCCATGCCGCCGGCGATGAGCTCCTGCGCCACGTCGCCACCCGCCTGCGCGCCGTCACCCGCTCGGCCGACATGATCGCCCGCCAGTCCGGCGACGAGTTCCTCGTGCTCGTGCGCGACACCCGCGGCAGCCGCGCCGACGTCGCCCAGCTGGCCGAGTCGCTCGCCGCCCGCATCGAGCACGCCATCTCCTCCCCGTTCTCGGTCGAGGGCCACGAGGTCGTGATCGGCGTCTCGGTGGGGACGAGCGTGTTCCCCGACGACGGCCGCACCGCCGAGGAGCTCCTGCACCACGCCGACGCCGAGATGTACCAGGCCAAGTCCGCCCGCCAGGGCCGGCGCGTGCGCGAGCGCGCGTCCGACGACCCGGCCCGCGACCTCGAGATGGCGGCCGCGCTGCACCATGCCATCGCCCGCGGCCAGCTGGTGCTCGAGTACCAGCCCATCGTCGAGCTCGCCACGGGCACGATGCAGAACGTCGAGGCGCTCGTGCGCTGGGACCGCGCCGGCGAGCTCGTCACACCCGGCCAGTTCCTGCCCGCGGCCGAGCGCACCGGCCTGCTCACGCCCATCACCCACTGGGTGGTCGAGGAGGCGATCCGCCAGCTCGACCGCTGGGGCGCGGTCGGCATGGAGGTGGACGTCTCGGTCAACGTGCCGCCGGCGATGCTCGACCGGCGCATGCGCGACCGGCTCGTCCGCCTGGCCGGCGAGCACCGCCTGCGCCGCGGCG from Gaiellales bacterium encodes the following:
- a CDS encoding EAL domain-containing protein; this encodes MRRLARALLGGRGPRVDPAGCDALVAQLEAERDHYSRVLAAATGDAIFTTGGDGVLTLFNDGAERLLGYSADEVVGRMRALELHLPEEIEAAARELGVEPGRAVFTTLAGRGAEAREWTFVRRDGSHVRVAHTVTTLRDEHGEIVGHVGLAHDITARHRGEQALRKSEERFRALSEHAPVGIVQTDELGGCWYANRRFCEIVGRSVAEVRGAGWLEILGGDDGSGVLERWSAELGEGRGFDAEFRVTRPDGTAAHVRATAGPIQADGGRATGFVITTQDISERVGAQRRLSEQEQLFRDTLENVALAAVQLDPAGRVVYCNPHLAELLGRRAETLAGLDWFAEVVPPERSWTREAFEQSMRGELERPHHENQIVTASGDRRVIAWSTIVHHDADGAVSGSISLGQDVTERRRDEQRVSHLAYHDDLTGLPNRMSFSDHLVATVAEAERGEAEIAVLFCDIDAFKLVNDSLGHAAGDELLRHVATRLRAVTRSADMIARQSGDEFLVLVRDTRGSRADVAQLAESLAARIEHAISSPFSVEGHEVVIGVSVGTSVFPDDGRTAEELLHHADAEMYQAKSARQGRRVRERASDDPARDLEMAAALHHAIARGQLVLEYQPIVELATGTMQNVEALVRWDRAGELVTPGQFLPAAERTGLLTPITHWVVEEAIRQLDRWGAVGMEVDVSVNVPPAMLDRRMRDRLVRLAGEHRLRRGAITLELVESAMMDDRRLFDHLESLRAAGYRIAIDDFGSGHSSLARVAQLPVDVLKIDRSLIAGICDSPREEAIVRAIIATAEALDAVVVAEGIETEGQRTALRALGVRSGQGYLFARPMAARLVAEARAADAA